Proteins encoded by one window of Streptomyces sp. LX-29:
- a CDS encoding cation acetate symporter, whose product MSDTSHSLLAVDGIGLAADNASEHRPLIISLFAVFVVATLVITVWAGRQTKDANDFYAGGRSFSGFQNGLAISGDYMSAASFLGIAGAIALAGYDGFLYSIGFLVAWLVALLLVAEPLRNSGRYTMGDVLAYRMRQRPVRTAAGVSTIVVSIFYLLAQMAGAGVLVSLLLGITSEAGKILIVVLVGVVMILYVSIGGMKGTTWVQMVKAVLLIVGTLLITFLVLLKFDFNVSKLLGEAARNSGVGASFLEPGLKYGATATTKLDFISLGIALVLGTAGLPHILIRFYTVPTAQAARKSVNWAIGIIGAFYLMTIALGFGAAALLKREDIIASNKSGNTAAPLLAEELGGPVLLAIISAVAFATILAVVAGLTLASSSSFAHDLYANVIRKGEATQAEEVAAARWATVGIGTVAVVLGVFARDLNVAGLVALAFAVAASANLPTILYSLFWKRFTTQGALWSIYGGLFASVFLVLFSPVVSGKETSMFPDVDFHWFPLENPGLISIPLGFLLGWLGSLLSKEEPDQKKYAELEVRSLTGYGAH is encoded by the coding sequence ATGAGCGACACCTCCCACTCCCTCCTCGCCGTCGACGGGATCGGCCTCGCCGCCGACAACGCCAGCGAGCACCGGCCGCTGATCATCTCGCTCTTCGCGGTCTTCGTCGTCGCCACCCTCGTCATCACGGTCTGGGCGGGACGGCAGACCAAGGACGCCAACGACTTCTACGCCGGCGGACGCTCGTTCTCCGGATTCCAGAACGGGCTGGCGATCTCCGGTGACTACATGTCGGCCGCGTCCTTCCTCGGCATCGCGGGCGCCATCGCCCTCGCCGGCTACGACGGCTTCCTGTACTCCATCGGCTTCCTCGTCGCCTGGCTGGTGGCGCTGTTGTTGGTGGCCGAACCGCTGCGCAACTCCGGCCGCTACACCATGGGCGACGTGCTCGCCTACCGCATGCGACAGCGGCCGGTCCGCACCGCGGCGGGCGTCTCGACCATCGTCGTGTCGATCTTCTACCTGCTGGCCCAGATGGCGGGCGCCGGCGTGCTGGTCTCGCTGCTGCTCGGCATCACCAGCGAGGCCGGCAAGATCCTGATCGTCGTCCTGGTCGGCGTGGTGATGATCCTCTACGTCTCCATCGGCGGCATGAAGGGCACCACCTGGGTGCAGATGGTCAAGGCGGTGCTGCTCATCGTGGGCACGCTCCTGATCACCTTCCTGGTGCTGCTCAAGTTCGACTTCAACGTCTCCAAGCTGCTCGGCGAGGCCGCCCGGAACAGCGGTGTGGGCGCGTCGTTCCTGGAGCCGGGGCTGAAGTACGGGGCCACCGCCACCACCAAGCTCGACTTCATCTCGCTCGGCATCGCCCTGGTGCTCGGCACCGCCGGCCTGCCGCACATCCTCATCCGCTTCTACACCGTGCCCACCGCCCAGGCCGCCCGTAAGTCGGTGAACTGGGCCATCGGCATCATCGGCGCCTTCTACCTGATGACCATCGCGCTGGGCTTCGGCGCCGCCGCGCTGCTCAAGCGCGAGGACATCATCGCCTCGAACAAGTCGGGCAACACGGCGGCTCCGCTGCTCGCCGAGGAGCTCGGCGGCCCGGTGCTGCTCGCGATCATCTCGGCGGTGGCCTTCGCCACCATCCTCGCGGTGGTCGCCGGGCTCACCCTCGCCTCCTCCTCGTCCTTCGCGCACGACCTGTACGCCAACGTCATCCGCAAGGGGGAGGCGACGCAAGCGGAGGAGGTCGCGGCCGCGCGGTGGGCGACCGTCGGCATCGGCACCGTCGCCGTCGTGCTCGGTGTCTTCGCCCGCGATCTGAACGTCGCCGGCCTGGTGGCGCTGGCCTTCGCGGTGGCGGCCTCCGCCAACCTCCCCACGATCCTCTACAGCCTCTTCTGGAAGCGCTTCACCACCCAGGGGGCGCTGTGGTCCATCTACGGCGGGCTGTTCGCCTCCGTCTTCCTGGTGCTCTTCTCGCCGGTGGTCTCCGGCAAGGAGACCTCGATGTTCCCGGACGTGGACTTCCACTGGTTCCCGCTGGAGAACCCCGGCCTGATCTCCATCCCGCTGGGCTTCCTGCTCGGCTGGCTCGGCTCGCTGCTCTCCAAGGAGGAGCCGGACCAGAAGAAGTACGCGGAGCTGGAGGTCCGCTCCCTCACCGGCTACGGGGCGCACTGA
- the moaA gene encoding GTP 3',8-cyclase MoaA codes for MLIDTYGRVATDLRVSLTDRCNLRCTYCMPEEGLQWLAKPELLTDDEIVRLVRIAVTDLGVTEVRFTGGEPLLRPGLVSIVERCAALAPRPKLSLTTNGIGLARTAEALRGAGLDRVNVSLDTLRPEVFQALTRRKRHHDVIAGLAAARAAGLTPVKINTVLMSGLNDDEAPDLLAWALEQGYELRFIEQMPLDPQHGWQRDNMITAGDILASLRTRFSLTPEAEGERGSAPAERWLVDGGPARVGVIASVTRPFCRACDRTRLTADGQVRTCLFAREESDLRGALRSGAPDEEIARLWRVAMWGKKAGSGLDDPGFLQPDRPMSAIGG; via the coding sequence GTGCTGATCGACACCTATGGCCGCGTCGCCACCGATCTACGGGTGTCGCTGACCGACCGCTGCAACCTGCGCTGCACCTACTGCATGCCGGAAGAGGGCCTCCAGTGGCTGGCCAAGCCCGAGCTGCTCACCGATGACGAGATCGTCCGACTCGTCCGTATCGCGGTCACCGACCTCGGTGTCACCGAGGTCCGCTTCACCGGCGGCGAGCCGCTGCTCCGGCCCGGTCTGGTCTCCATCGTCGAGCGCTGCGCCGCTCTCGCGCCCCGCCCCAAGCTCTCCCTGACCACCAACGGCATCGGCCTGGCGCGCACCGCCGAGGCGCTGCGCGGCGCCGGTCTGGACCGGGTCAACGTCTCGCTCGACACCCTGCGCCCCGAGGTCTTCCAGGCGCTGACCCGGCGCAAGCGCCACCACGACGTGATCGCGGGACTTGCGGCCGCCCGCGCCGCCGGGCTCACCCCGGTCAAGATCAACACCGTGCTGATGTCCGGCCTCAACGACGACGAGGCACCCGATCTCCTCGCCTGGGCCCTGGAACAGGGCTACGAACTGCGCTTCATCGAGCAGATGCCGCTGGACCCGCAGCACGGCTGGCAGCGGGACAACATGATCACCGCGGGTGACATCCTGGCCAGTCTGCGGACCCGCTTCTCGCTCACCCCGGAGGCCGAGGGGGAGCGCGGCTCGGCGCCCGCCGAGCGCTGGCTGGTCGACGGCGGCCCCGCCCGGGTCGGCGTCATCGCCTCGGTCACCCGCCCCTTCTGCCGGGCCTGCGACCGCACCCGGCTCACCGCCGACGGCCAGGTGCGCACCTGCCTGTTCGCCCGCGAGGAGTCCGACCTGCGCGGGGCGCTGCGCTCGGGCGCGCCGGACGAGGAGATCGCCCGGCTGTGGCGGGTGGCGATGTGGGGGAAGAAGGCCGGCTCGGGCCTGGACGACCCCGGCTTCCTCCAGCCGGACCGGCCCATGTCGGCGATCGGCGGCTGA
- a CDS encoding DUF3099 domain-containing protein, with protein MRKRSGTQVFRITGARQSLAEDVRGRQRRYIISMSIRTLAVVLAAVLWNVERHVAAVALVAGMLLPYIAVVIANAGRENVPSLPSTFVPTTVRPMLTAGAEEPRAESDPEPSAHLSGDSSDARG; from the coding sequence ATGCGGAAGCGAAGCGGTACCCAGGTCTTCCGGATCACCGGAGCCAGGCAGAGCCTGGCCGAGGACGTCCGCGGCAGGCAGCGCCGCTACATCATCTCGATGAGCATCCGCACCCTGGCGGTCGTGCTGGCCGCCGTGCTGTGGAACGTGGAACGGCACGTGGCCGCCGTGGCGCTGGTCGCGGGCATGCTCCTCCCCTATATCGCCGTCGTGATCGCCAACGCCGGCCGGGAGAACGTGCCGTCGCTGCCTTCGACGTTCGTTCCGACGACCGTCCGACCGATGCTGACCGCCGGCGCCGAGGAGCCCCGGGCGGAATCCGACCCGGAACCCTCCGCTCACCTTTCCGGGGACTCATCGGACGCACGCGGCTGA
- a CDS encoding GlsB/YeaQ/YmgE family stress response membrane protein: MNWLWAIIVGLVLGLLAKLILPGKQDIPLWLTALFGLLGSILGNALAGWLGVRETAGIDWWRHLFQLGGAVLIVAVGTPLWASIRGSRRRA, from the coding sequence ATGAACTGGTTGTGGGCGATCATCGTCGGCTTGGTGCTGGGTCTGCTGGCCAAGCTCATCCTGCCGGGCAAGCAGGACATCCCCCTGTGGTTGACGGCCCTCTTCGGACTCCTCGGCAGCATTCTGGGCAATGCCCTCGCCGGCTGGCTCGGGGTCCGGGAGACCGCGGGCATCGACTGGTGGCGGCACCTGTTCCAGCTCGGCGGTGCGGTGCTCATCGTGGCGGTCGGCACCCCGCTGTGGGCCTCGATCCGCGGCAGCCGAAGGCGGGCCTGA
- the tyrS gene encoding tyrosine--tRNA ligase, with the protein MTRLGDSVALVSALLAQDLSSDSTVERLLTETKARRYLDLTDLSAKEQAELIASRTVEVLPDVQKLAERIDERRAAGRGLSIKLGIDPTAADVHLGHAVPVIILSRFQRMGHDVTLLIGDFTAKIGDPSGRTAERPPLTDEDIAANLAGYREQVRPFFDFEKVNFRQNSEWLSPYTFPELLGLLSQVPVSQLLQREDFRNRLAAGSGLTMSELLYPIAQGLDSVALDCDVELGGADQLLNLQMGRKLMELRGQRPQLVVTMPLIEGTDGTGAKMSKSKGNYVGLTAPADDVFGKIMSVPDRLMEPYLKAWTEWTDAEVAAVLARVADRSLHPMDLKKVLAGEVVAALYGLEAAMAARAGFVAQFSKKSFTDVESLPEVDTAEHGAETVITVLSKVLGFQPSASAARRVAKQNGLRLVVEGAAGQESAVLTEAQAIRPLAEVVAEVLAAAGLEPGSGSVYLKAGRKIAQLRGL; encoded by the coding sequence ATGACACGCCTCGGCGACTCCGTCGCTCTCGTCAGCGCACTGCTGGCGCAGGACCTCTCCTCCGACTCCACCGTCGAGCGGCTGCTCACGGAGACCAAGGCGCGGCGCTATCTGGACCTGACGGACCTGTCGGCGAAGGAGCAGGCCGAGCTGATCGCGTCCCGCACCGTCGAGGTGTTGCCGGACGTCCAGAAGCTGGCCGAGCGCATCGACGAGCGCCGCGCGGCGGGCCGCGGGCTGAGCATCAAGCTGGGCATCGACCCGACCGCCGCGGATGTGCACCTGGGGCACGCCGTTCCGGTGATCATCCTCAGCCGCTTCCAGCGGATGGGCCACGACGTCACGCTGCTGATCGGCGACTTCACCGCCAAGATCGGCGACCCGTCGGGGCGCACCGCGGAGCGTCCGCCGCTCACCGACGAGGACATCGCCGCCAACCTCGCCGGCTACCGCGAGCAGGTCCGGCCCTTCTTCGACTTCGAGAAGGTGAACTTCCGGCAGAACAGCGAGTGGCTGTCTCCGTACACCTTCCCGGAGCTGCTCGGACTGCTTTCCCAGGTGCCGGTCTCCCAGTTGCTCCAGCGCGAGGACTTCCGCAACCGGCTGGCCGCCGGCTCCGGGCTGACCATGTCCGAGCTGCTGTACCCGATCGCGCAGGGTCTGGACTCGGTGGCGCTCGACTGCGACGTCGAGCTGGGCGGCGCGGACCAGCTGCTCAACCTCCAGATGGGGCGCAAGCTGATGGAGCTGCGCGGCCAGCGCCCGCAGCTCGTCGTCACCATGCCGCTGATCGAGGGCACCGACGGCACCGGCGCCAAGATGTCCAAGTCCAAGGGCAACTACGTCGGGCTGACCGCCCCCGCCGACGATGTCTTCGGCAAGATCATGTCGGTTCCGGACCGGCTGATGGAGCCGTACCTGAAGGCGTGGACCGAGTGGACCGACGCGGAGGTCGCGGCCGTGCTGGCTCGGGTCGCGGACCGCTCGCTGCACCCGATGGACCTCAAGAAGGTGCTCGCCGGTGAGGTCGTCGCCGCGCTCTACGGCCTGGAGGCGGCGATGGCGGCGCGCGCCGGGTTCGTGGCCCAGTTCTCCAAGAAGAGCTTCACGGACGTGGAGTCGCTGCCGGAGGTGGACACGGCCGAGCACGGCGCCGAGACCGTCATCACCGTGCTGAGCAAGGTGCTGGGCTTCCAGCCGAGCGCCTCCGCGGCGCGCCGGGTCGCCAAGCAGAACGGGCTGCGGCTCGTCGTCGAGGGCGCGGCCGGCCAGGAGTCGGCGGTGCTCACCGAGGCCCAGGCGATCCGTCCGCTGGCCGAGGTGGTGGCCGAGGTGCTGGCGGCGGCCGGGCTGGAGCCGGGCTCCGGCAGCGTCTACCTGAAGGCGGGCCGCAAGATCGCGCAGCTGCGCGGGCTGTAG
- a CDS encoding metallopeptidase TldD-related protein, producing MSRSHKPHEIVERALELSRADGCVVIADEHSTANLRWAGNALTTNGVTRGRTLTVIATVDGAQGTASGVVSRSAVTAAELEPLVRAAESAARDAGPAEDARPLVEGVAASADFAEPPAETSSEVFASFAPTLGEAFARARAGGRELYGFANHEMVTSYLGTSTGLRLRHDQPTGTLELNAKSGGAGSVPRSAWAGHATRDFKDVDLAAMDAELTRRLEWAARRVELPAGRYETLLPPSAVADLLIYQMWSASARDAAEGRTVFSRAGGGTRLGEKLSELPLTLRSDPHEPGLEAAPFVLAHASGDDASVFDNGLPLAPTDWIRDGVLNRLQTTRHSADLTGLPVVPAIDNLILDGGGTRSLDELVAATDRGLLLTCLWYIREVDPATLLLTGLTRDGVYLVEGGEVVGEANNFRFNESPVDLLSRATEVGRTERTMPREWSDWFTRAAMPAMRLPDFNMSSVSQGV from the coding sequence ATGAGCCGTTCGCACAAGCCGCACGAGATCGTCGAGCGGGCGCTGGAGCTGTCCCGCGCGGACGGCTGTGTGGTCATCGCCGACGAGCACTCCACCGCCAATCTGCGCTGGGCGGGCAACGCCCTCACCACCAACGGCGTCACCCGCGGCCGCACGCTCACCGTCATCGCGACCGTGGACGGCGCCCAGGGCACGGCCTCCGGGGTGGTGTCCCGGTCCGCCGTCACCGCCGCGGAGCTGGAGCCGCTGGTGCGGGCGGCCGAGAGCGCCGCGCGGGACGCCGGTCCGGCCGAGGACGCGCGGCCGCTGGTCGAGGGGGTGGCGGCGTCCGCCGACTTCGCCGAACCGCCCGCCGAGACCTCGTCCGAGGTGTTCGCCTCCTTCGCCCCGACGCTGGGCGAGGCGTTCGCCCGCGCCCGCGCGGGCGGCCGCGAGCTGTACGGGTTCGCCAACCACGAGATGGTCACCAGCTATCTGGGCACCTCCACCGGGCTGCGGCTGCGTCACGACCAGCCGACCGGGACGCTGGAGCTCAACGCCAAGAGCGGCGGGGCGGGGTCGGTGCCGCGCTCGGCCTGGGCGGGCCACGCCACCCGCGACTTCAAGGACGTGGACCTGGCCGCGATGGACGCCGAGCTGACGCGCCGCCTGGAGTGGGCCGCGCGCCGGGTGGAGCTCCCCGCCGGCCGGTACGAGACGCTGCTGCCGCCGAGCGCGGTCGCCGATCTGCTGATCTACCAGATGTGGTCGGCGTCGGCGCGGGACGCGGCGGAGGGCCGTACCGTCTTCAGTCGGGCGGGCGGTGGGACGCGGCTCGGCGAGAAGCTGTCCGAGCTGCCGCTGACGCTGCGCAGCGACCCGCACGAGCCGGGTCTGGAGGCGGCGCCGTTCGTGCTGGCGCACGCCTCCGGCGACGACGCCTCGGTCTTCGACAACGGACTGCCGCTGGCGCCCACCGACTGGATCCGGGACGGGGTGCTCAACCGGTTGCAGACCACCCGGCACAGCGCGGACCTCACCGGCCTGCCGGTGGTCCCCGCGATCGACAACCTGATCCTGGACGGGGGCGGGACCCGCTCGCTGGACGAGCTGGTCGCGGCGACCGACCGCGGGCTGCTGCTGACCTGTCTGTGGTACATCCGCGAGGTCGACCCGGCGACGCTGCTGCTGACCGGGCTGACCCGGGACGGCGTCTATCTGGTCGAGGGCGGCGAGGTCGTCGGCGAGGCGAACAACTTCCGCTTCAACGAGTCGCCGGTGGATCTGCTCTCCCGCGCCACCGAGGTGGGCCGCACCGAGCGGACGATGCCGCGCGAGTGGAGCGACTGGTTCACCCGGGCGGCGATGCCGGCGATGCGCCTGCCCGACTTCAACATGAGCTCGGTGAGCCAGGGCGTCTGA
- a CDS encoding TldD/PmbA family protein, producing MPHSIDEDFSALPLRPLADAALARARALGATHADFRFERVRSGSWRLRDAKPASSSDTTDLGYAVRVVHGGTWGFASGVDLTMDAAARVAAQAVAMAKLSAKVIQAAGSDERVELADEPVYPDRTWVSAYDVNPFSVPDGEKVALLTDWSERLLRADGVAHVDASLLVVQENKFYADTAGTSTTQQRVRLHPQLTAVAVDPDSGEFDSMRTLAPPAGRGWEYLTGTGWDWDRELAEIPELLAEKMRAPTVEPGVYDLVVDPSNLWLTIHESIGHATELDRALGYEAAYAGTSFATFDQLGKLRYGSELMNVTGDRTAEHGLATVGYDDEGVAGQSWDLVKDGVLVGYQLDRRTARLTGFERSNGCAFADSPSHVPVQRMANVSLRPAPGGPSTEELISGVERGIYVVGDRSWSIDMQRYNFQFTQQRAYVIRNGRLRGQVRDVAYQGTTPEFWGSLGAVGGPRTYVLGGAFNCGKAQPGQVAAVSHGCPSALFRGVNILNTTQEAGR from the coding sequence GTGCCCCATTCCATCGACGAGGACTTCTCGGCGCTGCCGCTGCGCCCGCTGGCCGACGCCGCGCTGGCCCGCGCGCGGGCGCTCGGGGCCACCCACGCGGACTTCCGCTTCGAGCGGGTGCGCAGCGGGTCGTGGCGGCTGCGTGACGCCAAGCCGGCGAGCTCGTCCGACACCACCGACCTGGGCTACGCCGTGCGCGTGGTGCACGGCGGCACCTGGGGCTTCGCCTCCGGGGTGGACCTGACGATGGACGCGGCCGCGCGGGTGGCCGCGCAGGCCGTGGCGATGGCCAAGCTGTCGGCGAAGGTGATCCAGGCGGCCGGGTCGGACGAGCGGGTGGAGCTGGCGGACGAGCCGGTGTACCCGGACCGGACCTGGGTCTCCGCGTACGACGTCAACCCGTTCTCGGTGCCGGACGGGGAGAAGGTGGCGCTGCTGACCGACTGGAGCGAGCGGCTGCTGCGGGCCGACGGGGTGGCCCATGTGGACGCCTCGCTCCTCGTCGTACAGGAGAACAAGTTCTACGCGGACACCGCGGGCACCTCGACCACCCAGCAGCGGGTGCGGCTGCATCCGCAGCTCACGGCGGTGGCGGTGGACCCGGACAGCGGCGAGTTCGACTCGATGCGGACGCTGGCGCCGCCGGCGGGGCGCGGCTGGGAGTACCTCACCGGGACCGGCTGGGACTGGGATCGGGAGCTGGCGGAGATCCCGGAACTGCTGGCCGAGAAGATGCGCGCGCCGACGGTCGAGCCGGGCGTCTACGACCTGGTGGTGGACCCGTCCAACCTCTGGCTGACCATCCACGAGTCGATCGGCCACGCCACCGAGCTGGACCGGGCGCTGGGCTACGAGGCGGCGTACGCGGGCACCTCCTTCGCCACCTTCGACCAGTTGGGCAAGCTGAGATACGGCTCCGAGCTGATGAACGTCACCGGCGACCGGACCGCGGAGCACGGGCTGGCCACCGTCGGCTACGACGACGAGGGCGTCGCCGGCCAGTCCTGGGACCTGGTCAAGGACGGGGTGCTGGTGGGCTACCAGCTCGACCGGCGGACCGCCCGGCTCACCGGCTTCGAGCGCTCCAACGGCTGCGCCTTCGCCGACTCCCCCAGCCATGTGCCGGTGCAGCGGATGGCCAACGTCTCGCTGCGGCCCGCGCCCGGCGGCCCCTCCACCGAGGAGCTGATCTCGGGGGTCGAGCGCGGCATCTACGTGGTCGGCGACCGCTCCTGGTCGATCGACATGCAGCGGTACAACTTCCAGTTCACACAGCAGCGGGCCTATGTGATCCGGAACGGCCGTCTTCGCGGACAGGTGCGTGACGTCGCCTATCAGGGAACGACCCCCGAGTTCTGGGGCTCGCTCGGGGCGGTCGGAGGACCCCGGACGTACGTCCTCGGCGGCGCCTTCAACTGTGGCAAGGCACAGCCCGGTCAGGTCGCCGCGGTCTCCCACGGCTGCCCGTCGGCCCTGTTCCGCGGCGTCAACATCCTGAACACCACCCAGGAGGCGGGTCGATGA
- the fabG gene encoding 3-oxoacyl-[acyl-carrier-protein] reductase, with amino-acid sequence MSRSVLVTGGNRGIGLAIARAFADAGDKVAITYRSGEPPAGFLAVKCDITDPEQVEQAYKEIEEKHGAVEVLVANAGVTRDQLLMRMSEEDFTSVLDTNLTGTFRVVKRANRGMLRSRKGRVVLISSVVGLLGSAGQANYAASKAGLVGFARSLARELGSRNITVNVVAPGFVDTDMTRVLSDEQREGIVKQVPLGRYAQPDEIAAAVRFLASEEAAYITGAVIPVDGGLGMGH; translated from the coding sequence TTGAGCCGCTCGGTTCTCGTCACCGGAGGCAACCGCGGCATCGGCCTCGCCATCGCCCGCGCGTTCGCCGACGCGGGCGACAAGGTCGCCATCACCTACCGGTCGGGCGAGCCGCCCGCGGGCTTCCTCGCCGTGAAGTGCGACATCACGGACCCGGAGCAAGTCGAGCAGGCGTACAAGGAGATCGAGGAGAAGCACGGCGCGGTGGAGGTGCTGGTGGCCAACGCCGGCGTCACCCGCGACCAGCTCCTGATGCGCATGTCCGAGGAGGACTTCACCAGCGTCCTCGACACCAACCTCACGGGCACCTTCCGGGTGGTCAAGCGGGCCAACCGCGGCATGCTGCGGTCCCGCAAGGGGCGCGTCGTCCTCATCTCCTCCGTGGTCGGTCTGCTCGGTTCGGCCGGTCAGGCCAACTACGCGGCCTCCAAGGCCGGCCTGGTGGGCTTCGCCCGCTCCCTCGCCCGCGAGCTCGGTTCGCGCAACATCACGGTCAACGTGGTGGCGCCCGGCTTCGTGGACACCGACATGACCCGCGTGCTCAGCGACGAGCAGCGGGAGGGCATCGTCAAGCAGGTGCCGCTGGGGCGCTACGCGCAGCCCGACGAGATCGCGGCCGCGGTCCGCTTCCTGGCCTCCGAGGAGGCCGCGTACATCACTGGAGCCGTCATCCCCGTCGACGGCGGATTGGGCATGGGTCACTGA
- the fabI gene encoding enoyl-ACP reductase FabI encodes MSGILAGKRILVTGVITDASIGFHAAKLAQEEGAEVILTGFGRLTLVERIAKRLPKPAPVIELDVTNQEHLDTLAERVREHLGEGVDLDGVVHSIAFGPQGAFHFLDATWEEVGTAVEVSAYSYKSLATALLPLMRRGGSIVGLTFDAKFAWPVYDWMGVAKAALESTNRYLARDLGKENVRCNLVAAGPIKSMAAKSIPGFETLANEWGDRAPIGWDIADPEPAARGVVGLLSDWFPKTTGEIVHVDGGVHSMGV; translated from the coding sequence ATGAGTGGAATTCTCGCTGGCAAGCGCATCCTGGTCACCGGCGTCATCACGGATGCGTCGATCGGCTTCCATGCCGCCAAGCTCGCCCAGGAAGAGGGCGCCGAGGTCATCCTCACCGGTTTCGGCCGGCTCACCCTCGTCGAGCGGATCGCCAAGCGGCTGCCCAAGCCCGCCCCGGTCATCGAGCTGGACGTCACCAACCAGGAGCACCTGGACACCCTGGCCGAGCGGGTGCGCGAGCACCTCGGCGAGGGCGTCGACCTGGACGGCGTGGTGCACTCCATCGCCTTCGGCCCGCAGGGCGCCTTCCACTTCCTGGACGCCACCTGGGAGGAGGTCGGCACCGCCGTGGAGGTGTCGGCGTACTCCTACAAGTCGCTGGCCACGGCGCTGCTGCCGCTGATGCGGCGCGGCGGCTCCATCGTCGGCCTCACCTTCGACGCCAAGTTCGCCTGGCCGGTCTACGACTGGATGGGTGTGGCCAAGGCGGCGCTGGAGTCGACCAACCGCTACCTCGCCCGCGACCTGGGCAAGGAGAACGTCCGCTGCAACCTGGTCGCGGCCGGCCCGATCAAGTCGATGGCCGCCAAGTCCATCCCGGGCTTCGAGACCCTGGCCAACGAGTGGGGCGACCGCGCGCCGATCGGCTGGGACATCGCCGACCCGGAGCCGGCGGCCCGCGGCGTCGTCGGTCTGCTCTCCGACTGGTTCCCGAAGACCACCGGCGAGATCGTCCACGTCGACGGCGGCGTGCACTCGATGGGCGTCTGA
- a CDS encoding FadR/GntR family transcriptional regulator — protein MPLTSPRRSALADQVIAQLRAQITSGEWPVGSRIPTEPELVEQLGVARNTVREAVRALAHNGLLDIRQGSGTYVVATSELAGVMNRRFADSEPRHVAELRGALETKAAQLAAERRTAQDLRQLDALLERRERAWESGDAEAFVEADARLHMAVVAASHNEVLAELYADLAGVLRSFLRADVGTELRPEAHMDHARLVAAIRDGDGARAAAEASTHTSVCRF, from the coding sequence ATGCCGCTGACATCGCCCCGGCGCTCCGCGCTCGCCGACCAGGTGATCGCCCAGCTGCGCGCCCAGATCACCTCCGGCGAGTGGCCGGTCGGCTCGCGGATCCCCACCGAGCCGGAGCTGGTGGAGCAGCTCGGCGTGGCCCGTAACACCGTGCGCGAGGCGGTGCGGGCCCTGGCCCACAACGGACTGCTGGACATCCGGCAGGGCTCGGGCACCTATGTCGTGGCCACCAGCGAGCTGGCCGGGGTGATGAACCGGCGCTTCGCCGACTCCGAGCCGCGGCACGTCGCCGAGCTGCGCGGCGCGCTGGAGACCAAGGCGGCCCAGCTGGCCGCGGAGCGCCGTACCGCGCAGGACCTCCGGCAGCTCGACGCCCTGCTGGAGCGGCGTGAGCGGGCCTGGGAGTCCGGCGACGCGGAGGCGTTCGTGGAGGCGGACGCCCGACTGCACATGGCGGTGGTGGCGGCGTCGCACAACGAGGTGCTGGCGGAGCTGTACGCGGACCTGGCCGGGGTGCTGCGCAGCTTCCTCCGTGCGGACGTGGGCACCGAGCTGCGGCCCGAGGCCCATATGGACCACGCCCGGCTGGTGGCGGCGATCCGCGACGGCGACGGCGCCCGCGCCGCCGCCGAGGCCAGCACCCACACGTCCGTCTGCCGTTTCTGA